From a region of the Helianthus annuus cultivar XRQ/B chromosome 5, HanXRQr2.0-SUNRISE, whole genome shotgun sequence genome:
- the LOC110932793 gene encoding RING-H2 finger protein ATL2, with amino-acid sequence MAPWPDSEHHVDEHNIGIPDAVFVKLMIAMITSGFFFIFLGSFLNHYRSFSSGSSASILKSLPPVFVYSETKTKTETKVVEDCAVCLSEFEESDKCLVLPTCKHCFHSGCIHMWLSNHSTCPLCRSPVVIDQVTKPHPTTASSIQTTTTSSSEPAVVDVRIDIVPVVNETEPESQITSQVEEEEEEEISINMSQSLV; translated from the coding sequence ATGGCCCCATGGCCCGACAGTGAACATCATGTGGATGAACATAACATAGGGATACCTGACGCTGTCTTCGTTAAACTCATGATTGCCATGATTACCAGcggtttcttcttcatcttcttggGGAGCTTCCTCAACCATTACCGCAGTTTTTCAAGTGGGTCCAGCGCTTCCATATTGAAGTCACTCCCCCCTGTATTTGTTTACTCcgaaaccaaaaccaaaaccgaaaCCAAAGTTGTGGAAGATTGTGCTGTCTGTTTGTCGGAGTTTGAAGAGAGTGACAAGTGTCTGGTTTTACCCACTTGTAAACATTGTTTTCATAGTGGCTGTATTCACATGTGGCTTTCTAATCATTCAACTTGCCCGCTTTGCCGCTCACCTGTTGTTATTGATCAAGTAACAAAGCCTCATCCTACTACTGCTTCATCTATCCAAACAACAACAACATCGTCGTCGGAACCAGCTGTAGTTGATGTTAGAATAGACATTGTGCCTGTTGTTAACGAGACGGAGCCAGAGAGTCAGATCACGAGTCaagttgaagaagaagaagaagaagaaattaGTATTAACATGAGTCAGTCTCTTGTTTGA